A genomic segment from Centroberyx gerrardi isolate f3 chromosome 22, fCenGer3.hap1.cur.20231027, whole genome shotgun sequence encodes:
- the ngdn gene encoding neuroguidin, which yields MAASIDNNLIDSDVPKAVQLLNNLTEQVASVTSHVRELLNKVQDGAFKTSKGLSFLDLRHHLLLFYLQDLTHLISIKTEGGKIKDSEALNRVVTIRTVLEKMRPLDHKLKYQIDKLVRTAVTGSLAENDPLQLRPNPENLISKLSESEESEDEAGNKAASERKGAPSSGRKYVPPKIAPMHYEGDMTEADRKKEQAERQRRAALRSSVIQELRQQYSDAPEEVRERRDFQTERESRDELHRKKYEESMMVRLNMPKSQKSARKRGMMGMSGQLSGITHFSDITALTGGEGGQDGDNSRPKKKKKLMKKKTKRRAFKKHR from the exons atggctgcctCTATTGACAAC AATTTAATTGACAGCGATGTGCCCAAAGCTGTGCAGCTGTTGAATAATCTCACAGAACAG GTGGCTTCAGTCACAAGTCATGTCCGTGAGCTGCTAAACAAAGTCCAAGATGGGGCGTTTAAGACTTCAAAG ggtttGTCTTTCTTGGACCTTCGGCATCACCTGCTGCTTTTCTACCTTCAAGACCTCACTCACCTGATCAGCATCAAAACAGAAGGAGGCAAAATAAAGGACAGTGAAGCCTTGAACAGAGTGGTCACCATCAGAACG GTCCTGGAAAAGATGCGGCCCCTAGACCACAAACTGAAGTACCAGATTGATAAACTGGTGCGCACAGCTGTGACTGGCAGCTTAG CTGAAAATGACCCACTGCAGCTGCGTCCTAATCCTGAGAATCTCATCAGCAAA TTGAGTGAATCAGAGGAGTCAGAGGATGAAGCTGGGAACAAGGCAGCCTCTGAGAGGAAAGGAGCTCCCTCTAGTGGCAGGAAATATGTACCTCCAAAGATTGCCCCGATGCATTATG AAGGCGACATGACGGAAGCAGACAGGAAGAAGGAGCAGGCGGAGCGTCAGCGGCGAGCGGCCCTGCGCAGCTCCGTGATCCAGGAGCTGCGGCAGCAGTACAGCGACGCTCCGGAGGAGGTCAGGGAGCGCCGGGACTTCCAGACCGAGCGGGAGAGCCGCGACGAGCTGCACAG GAAAAAGTATGAGGAGTCCATGATGGTGCGCCTGAACATGCCAAAGAGTCAGAAGAGCGCCAGGAAGAGAGGCATGATGGGAATGTCCGGGCAGCTGAGCGGTATCACACACTTCAGTGACATCACAGCGCTGACGGGCGGCGAGGGCGGACAG GATGGGGATAACTCGCgtcccaagaagaagaagaaactcatGAAGAAGAAAACCAAAAGGAGAG CTTTCAAGAAACACAGATAG
- the cebp1 gene encoding CCAAT/enhancer binding protein (C/EBP) 1 isoform X1, with the protein MERLVMTEYSGDRLQKDWKKREGMSLGSNLQHYKHMMSDSRASSVIQEWSGSYLGPTHPQTLNQSSPAVSANQLAQMDMISYSQSQGLVRGGGEDRAAEQMMGLSYLSYAPACLSNTMSTASTNHHQSHVTAQQDFSPFLLPSPPLSLRTAATKRTISKDSQEYRQRRERNNIAVRKSRDKARRRIMLTQQRAVQLQEENQKLQIRIGQLTQELDTLKHILSQRHLQGTEDGAAGEHGI; encoded by the exons ATGGAAAGATTAGTCATG ACAGAATACAGTGGAGATAGATTACAAAAAGAttggaagaagagagagggaatgagccTAGGTTCAAACCTGCAACATTACAAGCACATG ATGTCTGATTCCAGGGCGTCCTCTGTCATCCAGGAGTGGAGCGGCTCGTACCTGGGACCAACCCATCCTCAGACCCTGAACCAGTCCAGCCCGGCCGTATCCGCCAACCAGCTGGCTCAGATGGACATGATATCGTACAGCCAGTCTCAGGGCTTGGTCAGGGGGGGCGGTGAAGACAGAGCGGCCGAGCAGATGATGGGACTGTCGTACCTGTCCTACGCACCGGCCTGCCTCAGCAACACCATGAGCACAGCGAGCACAAACCACCACCAGAGCCACGTCACCGcccagcag gacttctctcccttcctcctgccGTCTCCCCCCTTGTCCCTGCGCACCGCGGCGACCAAGAGGACCATCAGCAAGGACAGCCAAGAGTACCGGCAGCGACGCGAGAGGAACAACATCGCCGTGAGGAAGAGCCGGGACAAGGCCCGGAGACGCATCATGCTGACCCAGCAGAGGGCCGTACAGCTTCAGGAGGAGAACCAGAAGCTGCAGATACGGATAGGACAGCTCACACAGGAGCTGGACACTCTCAAACACATCCTGTCACAGCGCCACCTGCAGGGGACGGAGGACGGAGCGGCAGGGGAGCACGGCATCTGA
- the cebp1 gene encoding CCAAT/enhancer binding protein (C/EBP) 1 isoform X2, which produces MERLVMMSDSRASSVIQEWSGSYLGPTHPQTLNQSSPAVSANQLAQMDMISYSQSQGLVRGGGEDRAAEQMMGLSYLSYAPACLSNTMSTASTNHHQSHVTAQQDFSPFLLPSPPLSLRTAATKRTISKDSQEYRQRRERNNIAVRKSRDKARRRIMLTQQRAVQLQEENQKLQIRIGQLTQELDTLKHILSQRHLQGTEDGAAGEHGI; this is translated from the exons ATGGAAAGATTAGTCATG ATGTCTGATTCCAGGGCGTCCTCTGTCATCCAGGAGTGGAGCGGCTCGTACCTGGGACCAACCCATCCTCAGACCCTGAACCAGTCCAGCCCGGCCGTATCCGCCAACCAGCTGGCTCAGATGGACATGATATCGTACAGCCAGTCTCAGGGCTTGGTCAGGGGGGGCGGTGAAGACAGAGCGGCCGAGCAGATGATGGGACTGTCGTACCTGTCCTACGCACCGGCCTGCCTCAGCAACACCATGAGCACAGCGAGCACAAACCACCACCAGAGCCACGTCACCGcccagcag gacttctctcccttcctcctgccGTCTCCCCCCTTGTCCCTGCGCACCGCGGCGACCAAGAGGACCATCAGCAAGGACAGCCAAGAGTACCGGCAGCGACGCGAGAGGAACAACATCGCCGTGAGGAAGAGCCGGGACAAGGCCCGGAGACGCATCATGCTGACCCAGCAGAGGGCCGTACAGCTTCAGGAGGAGAACCAGAAGCTGCAGATACGGATAGGACAGCTCACACAGGAGCTGGACACTCTCAAACACATCCTGTCACAGCGCCACCTGCAGGGGACGGAGGACGGAGCGGCAGGGGAGCACGGCATCTGA